The proteins below come from a single Verrucomicrobiia bacterium genomic window:
- a CDS encoding DUF1883 domain-containing protein — MDFIHNDLGYRKGGEVVEITLTSGANVRLLDSSNFSSYKNGCRHTYIGGLAKQSPLRLQIPRSGHWHVAIDMQGLRGSTRAGVRMLPGALPVIRQAPLSYTPSLLRDHAQPSPHSSGQVHDVFISHASEDKEEIVRPLANALIAQGLDVWYDEFALQIGDSLRQKIDQGLAHSRVGLVVLSASFIIKGWPNYELDGIVTRSVSGEQILLPIWHGLTKQQVVEYSPSLADKVARSTATHTVEEIAAEIADLIRSRIH, encoded by the coding sequence GTGGACTTTATCCACAATGACCTTGGCTACCGAAAGGGTGGCGAAGTTGTCGAGATCACCCTGACGAGTGGCGCGAATGTGCGGCTGCTTGATAGTTCCAACTTTTCCTCATACAAGAATGGTTGCAGACACACCTACATCGGCGGCCTCGCCAAGCAATCTCCGCTACGCCTGCAGATTCCAAGATCTGGTCACTGGCATGTCGCCATCGATATGCAGGGATTGAGAGGCAGCACACGCGCAGGCGTGCGTATGCTGCCTGGGGCTCTTCCAGTTATTCGCCAAGCACCTCTTTCTTACACTCCAAGCTTGCTCCGCGACCACGCGCAGCCTTCGCCACATTCCTCAGGCCAAGTCCATGACGTCTTTATCTCTCACGCCTCAGAAGACAAAGAAGAAATTGTCAGACCGTTGGCGAATGCACTGATAGCCCAAGGACTGGATGTTTGGTATGACGAGTTCGCTTTGCAAATTGGAGACAGTTTGCGGCAGAAGATCGACCAGGGCCTCGCTCACAGTCGGGTCGGCTTGGTTGTTCTCTCAGCGTCGTTTATCATCAAGGGCTGGCCTAATTACGAACTCGACGGAATCGTTACAAGATCGGTCTCTGGAGAGCAGATTCTTCTCCCAATTTGGCACGGACTCACCAAACAACAGGTGGTAGAGTACAGTCCTTCACTCGCCGATAAGGTCGCCCGAAGTACCGCGACGCATACAGTCGAAGAGATAGCGGCAGAGATCGCTGATCTCATCAGATCGCGAATACATTGA